In Chryseobacterium geocarposphaerae, the following are encoded in one genomic region:
- the porN gene encoding type IX secretion system ring subunit PorN/GldN, producing MKKYISSLLVLASGFAFSQTILNASSPEEFRQMRAENMRKVGDTVISNKVKPLEYGFVDDKDVLKSMFVWEIIDLNDKINQPFYYDNPDGLLSKNTRSLYQILLDAAMDGQIEEVYDDENFTTKLGKEALQKKLESVRMDEEAIDILNSGRQLTEDEKKRLIDHIRTTTDKVKVLKIMGMWFIDKRDGQMKYRPLGIAAMGPDPTSIGRLDAEGKLMEGANDLVDLFWVYYPKARDILANNYVFNRKNSAADLSFDDIINARRFSSIIYKSSSGLGDGTIKDYVPRNAEEQIEESDRIKGQILEMENELWNY from the coding sequence ATGAAAAAATATATTAGCAGTCTACTAGTTTTAGCTTCTGGGTTTGCATTTTCTCAGACTATTCTAAATGCTTCTTCTCCGGAAGAATTCAGACAGATGAGAGCTGAAAATATGAGAAAAGTGGGAGATACTGTTATTAGTAATAAAGTAAAGCCACTAGAGTACGGTTTTGTAGATGATAAAGACGTATTAAAAAGTATGTTTGTATGGGAAATTATAGATTTGAATGATAAAATTAATCAACCATTCTACTATGATAATCCGGACGGACTACTTTCTAAAAATACTAGATCTCTTTATCAAATTCTTTTAGATGCTGCAATGGATGGCCAAATTGAAGAGGTTTATGATGACGAGAATTTTACTACAAAATTAGGCAAGGAAGCTCTTCAGAAAAAATTGGAGAGTGTAAGAATGGATGAAGAGGCAATTGATATTTTAAATTCAGGAAGACAACTTACTGAAGATGAGAAGAAAAGACTAATTGACCATATTAGAACAACAACCGATAAAGTTAAAGTGTTGAAAATCATGGGTATGTGGTTTATTGATAAGAGAGATGGCCAAATGAAATACAGACCTCTTGGAATTGCTGCAATGGGACCAGATCCAACATCTATCGGTAGACTAGATGCTGAAGGAAAACTTATGGAAGGAGCTAATGATCTTGTAGATCTATTCTGGGTATACTATCCAAAGGCAAGAGATATTTTAGCAAATAATTACGTTTTCAACAGAAAAAATTCAGCGGCTGATTTGTCTTTCGATGATATCATTAACGCAAGAAGATTCTCTTCTATAATCTATAAGTCATCAAGCGGTTTAGGAGATGGAACCATTAAGGATTATGTCCCTAGGAATGCTGAAGAACAAATTGAAGAAAGTGATAGAATCAAAGGACAGATTCTTGAAATGGAAAACGAATTGTGGAATTATTAA
- the porM gene encoding type IX secretion system motor protein PorM/GldM, translated as MAKGKQTPRQKMINLMYLVFIAMMALNIDVEIIRSFYDSTISLNQTRNLTEQKNKDIFEKTLEAKAQQVPDTYAEPWAQYQILRDKIDGLVKEAEEVKTTLKKHSEFHDKDESGKDMDVSENFSALNNNEATTEYFFNGGDENSPSKKALALKAKIDDVRNYINNTFGRDQHLAKLVERANTSLIAEYPQGKSPNGKTWFQNKFYHQPLIAAISNLGIIQNDARNVQSDALALMLQEKVDASIKFTSYEAIVSAPTDIVAGNKAEAVVMLGNYSNSNKINISGVSRQENGKGFLPLNTGGLGEHKIGGVITLTDASGKAQPFTWTHTYNVIAGPQEVKLEKGLLLSADKMNVMYRGLENPVSGSILGADNAKLSLSASGGAIVKSTGNGKWNVTPQSGNVIQLTLSGREPSGKVVSQVFEYRIKGIPRPQGQIRGKAVNFMPATSIPNQIVTATLPDFDFPVSFTVNSFILKLPGRAGTMIQGSGLSSAEGLLRNLRPGDVVQIYDIQATATGLGNQRLKEISPVTINVQ; from the coding sequence ATGGCAAAAGGAAAACAGACTCCACGTCAGAAGATGATCAACCTAATGTATTTGGTGTTCATCGCGATGATGGCCCTAAACATTGATGTTGAAATTATCAGGTCGTTTTATGACTCTACAATATCTCTTAACCAAACCCGTAACCTAACGGAGCAAAAGAACAAGGATATCTTCGAAAAGACACTTGAGGCTAAAGCTCAGCAGGTTCCTGATACTTATGCAGAACCTTGGGCACAATATCAAATATTGAGAGATAAAATTGACGGTTTGGTAAAAGAGGCAGAAGAAGTAAAAACTACACTTAAAAAACATTCAGAATTCCACGATAAAGATGAGAGCGGGAAAGACATGGATGTAAGTGAGAACTTCTCTGCATTGAATAATAACGAAGCGACTACAGAATACTTCTTCAACGGAGGAGACGAAAACAGTCCGTCAAAAAAAGCTTTGGCATTAAAAGCTAAAATTGATGATGTAAGAAATTATATCAATAATACATTTGGAAGAGATCAACACTTGGCAAAATTGGTTGAAAGAGCAAATACTTCTTTAATTGCAGAATATCCTCAAGGAAAATCTCCGAACGGAAAAACTTGGTTTCAGAATAAATTCTATCACCAACCGCTTATTGCAGCGATTTCTAATTTAGGAATTATCCAGAATGATGCAAGAAACGTACAGTCTGATGCATTGGCATTAATGCTTCAGGAGAAAGTAGATGCGAGTATCAAATTCACTAGTTATGAAGCTATTGTTTCTGCTCCAACGGATATCGTTGCAGGTAATAAAGCTGAAGCTGTTGTAATGTTAGGTAACTATTCTAATAGTAATAAGATTAACATCAGTGGTGTTAGCAGACAGGAAAATGGTAAAGGGTTCCTTCCTTTAAATACTGGAGGATTAGGAGAACATAAAATTGGTGGTGTAATTACATTAACTGATGCTAGCGGAAAAGCACAACCCTTCACCTGGACTCATACTTATAATGTAATCGCAGGTCCGCAAGAAGTAAAACTTGAAAAAGGATTATTACTTTCTGCTGATAAGATGAATGTAATGTATAGAGGTTTAGAAAACCCAGTGTCTGGATCTATCTTAGGTGCTGATAATGCTAAATTATCATTGTCGGCTTCTGGTGGTGCAATTGTTAAGAGTACAGGAAATGGTAAATGGAATGTTACTCCACAATCAGGAAATGTTATTCAGCTGACGCTTTCTGGAAGGGAGCCTAGTGGTAAAGTTGTATCTCAAGTATTTGAATACAGAATCAAAGGAATTCCTAGACCGCAGGGGCAAATTAGAGGTAAAGCTGTTAATTTTATGCCGGCAACTTCGATTCCAAATCAGATTGTTACAGCTACTTTACCAGATTTTGATTTCCCTGTATCATTTACAGTAAATAGCTTCATATTGAAGTTACCAGGTAGAGCAGGTACAATGATCCAAGGTAGTGGATTGTCTTCCGCAGAAGGTTTATTGAGAAATCTTAGACCGGGTGATGTTGTACAAATCTATGATATCCAAGCTACGGCAACTGGTTTAGGAAATCAAAGATTGAAAGAAATTTCACCAGTAACTATCAATGTTCAATAA
- the porL gene encoding type IX secretion system motor protein PorL/GldL has protein sequence MFKTKDAWMNFFYSFGAAIVILGAWLKITHITLGPINGNIALTVGLITEAIIFIIFAFDPPKNEESYAWENVYPELLDKHANPNPLHSNVSTRNNNHIAELENSLSGKLDKMLQDAKLDVQLFDRLRAGIDKFSNSVDQINQTVDVSASTHKYNEQLNKAAQHMESMNALYAMQLESGKRQSEFANKYVEDMQKSAEQSAKFNQELQGLTSNLNNLNRVYGGMLTAMKS, from the coding sequence ATGTTTAAGACTAAAGATGCTTGGATGAATTTCTTCTATTCATTCGGTGCTGCAATTGTAATTCTTGGAGCTTGGCTTAAAATTACTCACATTACACTGGGACCTATTAATGGTAATATTGCTCTTACAGTAGGACTTATTACTGAAGCTATCATCTTCATCATTTTTGCCTTCGATCCACCGAAAAATGAAGAGTCTTATGCTTGGGAAAATGTTTATCCTGAATTATTAGATAAGCATGCAAATCCTAACCCGTTACATTCTAATGTTTCTACTAGAAATAATAATCATATAGCAGAACTTGAAAACTCGCTTTCTGGTAAACTTGACAAAATGTTACAGGATGCTAAACTTGATGTTCAACTATTTGATAGATTAAGAGCAGGAATCGATAAATTTTCAAACTCTGTAGATCAGATCAACCAAACAGTAGACGTATCTGCTTCTACTCATAAATATAATGAACAGTTGAATAAAGCTGCTCAACATATGGAGAGTATGAATGCTCTTTACGCAATGCAGTTGGAAAGCGGAAAGAGACAATCAGAATTTGCAAACAAATATGTTGAAGATATGCAAAAATCTGCTGAACAATCTGCAAAATTCAACCAAGAGTTACAAGGCTTAACGTCTAATTTAAATAATTTGAATAGAGTTTATGGCGGTATGTTAACTGCGATGAAGTCTTAA
- the porK gene encoding T9SS ring complex lipoprotein PorK/GldK, with amino-acid sequence MKRIFLLLLSASVASVSCSGGGTSSVGKPGTKGELIPREKAKSFVAERPYGMVAIPAGSFIAGMADQDPTNSAEKAPLKTTTVSSFFMDEAETTNAEYRLFINYVRDSIARTLLAEAAGEGGDGKGKGASIGDYAYLAKKEDNLTPYQEYIEGQGGGNDGSYDASKKLDWKIPLHWNTSKYPDVEYAEVLESMYLPASSRIGNERILDVSKLKYTYQWGDTDAAIADNERGANYLKRESIAIYPDTTVWVKDFHFTYNEPLFEQYFWHKAYKDYPVVGVTWDQARAYCNFRTKLKSDYNESLKRRKQRPLIFRLPTEVEWEYAAKGGKENAAYPWGGPYLMDDRGCYLANFKPKRGNYMEDEKKGTYTYTAPVKKFKKNGFGLYDMAGNVAEWTESGYNNSSAVFTSTLNPSTKDKSDTRKSVRGGSWKDVGYMLMTGMRDWERKDSARSYIGFRTVQDIPEAAVKPRKINR; translated from the coding sequence ATGAAAAGGATATTTCTTTTATTATTGTCTGCGTCAGTAGCGTCGGTATCTTGTTCAGGTGGTGGTACTTCTTCTGTAGGGAAACCAGGAACGAAAGGAGAATTGATACCAAGAGAAAAAGCAAAATCATTTGTTGCGGAAAGACCTTATGGTATGGTTGCAATTCCTGCCGGCTCGTTTATTGCGGGTATGGCAGATCAGGATCCAACAAATTCTGCTGAAAAAGCACCATTGAAAACAACAACAGTTTCTTCTTTCTTCATGGATGAAGCTGAAACTACTAATGCAGAATACAGACTGTTCATTAATTATGTAAGAGACTCTATCGCTAGAACATTACTTGCTGAAGCAGCAGGTGAAGGAGGTGATGGGAAAGGTAAAGGAGCTAGTATCGGAGACTATGCTTACTTAGCTAAAAAAGAAGACAACTTAACACCATATCAAGAATATATAGAAGGCCAAGGTGGCGGAAATGACGGAAGCTACGATGCGAGTAAGAAATTAGACTGGAAAATTCCATTGCATTGGAATACATCAAAGTATCCGGATGTAGAATATGCAGAGGTTTTAGAATCGATGTATTTGCCAGCTTCTTCTAGAATAGGAAACGAAAGAATCCTTGATGTAAGTAAATTAAAATATACTTATCAGTGGGGAGATACGGATGCAGCTATTGCTGATAATGAAAGAGGAGCAAATTATTTAAAAAGAGAAAGTATTGCAATCTATCCTGATACAACAGTTTGGGTAAAAGATTTCCACTTTACTTATAACGAGCCATTATTTGAACAATACTTCTGGCATAAGGCATATAAAGACTATCCTGTAGTTGGAGTAACTTGGGATCAGGCAAGAGCCTATTGTAACTTCAGAACTAAACTAAAATCTGATTACAACGAAAGCTTAAAAAGAAGAAAACAAAGACCTTTGATTTTCAGACTTCCTACAGAAGTTGAATGGGAATATGCTGCAAAAGGAGGAAAAGAAAATGCAGCTTATCCTTGGGGAGGCCCTTATTTAATGGATGACAGAGGTTGTTATCTTGCAAACTTCAAGCCAAAACGAGGTAATTACATGGAGGATGAGAAAAAAGGTACTTATACATACACTGCTCCTGTAAAGAAATTCAAAAAGAACGGATTCGGTTTATATGATATGGCTGGAAACGTAGCTGAATGGACAGAATCAGGATACAATAATTCATCTGCAGTGTTTACATCTACGCTTAACCCATCTACTAAAGATAAATCAGATACTAGAAAATCTGTAAGAGGAGGTTCTTGGAAAGATGTAGGGTATATGTTGATGACAGGTATGAGAGATTGGGAAAGAAAAGATTCTGCAAGAAGTTATATTGGATTTAGAACAGTACAGGATATCCCTGAAGCTGCAGTAAAGCCAAGAAAAATAAACAGATAA
- the glmS gene encoding glutamine--fructose-6-phosphate transaminase (isomerizing), which translates to MCGIVGYTGFQDAYDIVINGLRRLEYRGYDSAGIVLEDGNDKFEVEKTKGKVDDLVKISEALKGTAKIGMGHTRWATHGVPSDRNSHPHLSNNNKIALVHNGIIENYDTIKTMLIEKGFSFKSETDTEVLVNLIQYFMDLNPEMDFPTAVRYALNEVYGAYAITVMHQDFPGVLVVGRLGSPLAIGIGENEYFIASDASPFVEFTKEAIYLEEGHMATISLENGVDIRTINDNSKIKPEIQELKLSLEQIEKGGYEHFMLKEIFEQPKSVHDTMRGRLLVDEGIIKMAGIWDHIERFKNANRIIIIACGTSWHAGLIGEYLIEEYARIPVEVEYASEFRYRNPIITDKDVVIAISQSGETADTMAALKLAKEKGAFIYGICNVVDSSIARITDAGSYTHAGPEIGVASTKAFTAQLTILTLIAFKLGKHNGNLGNADFMSLIAELDAIPKKIEDVLSSTHELVQNIAKDFVTATNFLYLGRGYNYPAALEGALKLKEISYIHAEGYPAAEMKHGPIALIDENMPIVIIAPKKGHYDKIVSNVQEIKARKGKIIAVVNKGDTQVSEMADYVIEIPETSECFSPIVASVPLQLLAYYIAVYRGANVDQPRNLAKSVTVE; encoded by the coding sequence ATGTGCGGAATAGTAGGATATACAGGATTTCAGGATGCGTATGATATTGTTATCAACGGTCTTAGAAGATTAGAATATAGAGGGTATGACAGTGCTGGAATTGTCTTAGAAGATGGGAATGATAAATTTGAAGTTGAGAAAACTAAAGGGAAAGTAGATGATTTAGTAAAGATCTCTGAAGCATTGAAAGGTACTGCTAAAATAGGTATGGGGCATACTCGTTGGGCTACACATGGTGTTCCTAGTGATAGAAATTCCCACCCTCACCTTTCAAATAATAATAAAATTGCTCTTGTTCATAATGGGATTATTGAAAACTATGATACTATTAAAACAATGCTTATTGAAAAAGGTTTTAGCTTCAAATCGGAGACCGATACAGAAGTTTTAGTAAATCTTATTCAGTATTTTATGGATTTAAATCCCGAAATGGATTTTCCTACTGCAGTAAGATATGCGCTTAATGAAGTATATGGTGCGTATGCTATAACTGTGATGCATCAGGATTTTCCTGGGGTATTAGTGGTGGGAAGATTAGGGTCTCCTTTAGCAATCGGTATTGGTGAGAACGAATATTTCATTGCTTCTGACGCATCTCCTTTTGTTGAATTCACAAAGGAAGCTATTTATCTTGAAGAAGGTCATATGGCTACAATTTCTCTGGAAAATGGAGTAGACATAAGAACTATTAATGATAATTCTAAAATTAAACCTGAAATTCAGGAACTTAAATTAAGTTTGGAACAGATTGAAAAAGGAGGTTACGAACATTTTATGTTGAAAGAAATTTTCGAACAGCCAAAATCTGTCCATGATACAATGAGAGGGAGACTTCTTGTAGATGAAGGAATTATCAAAATGGCCGGAATCTGGGACCATATTGAAAGATTTAAAAATGCAAACAGAATCATCATTATTGCTTGCGGTACTTCTTGGCATGCTGGTCTTATCGGTGAATATTTAATTGAAGAATATGCGAGAATTCCGGTTGAAGTAGAATATGCTTCGGAATTCAGATATAGAAACCCAATTATTACCGATAAAGATGTTGTAATTGCAATTTCTCAGTCAGGAGAAACTGCAGACACTATGGCCGCTTTAAAACTGGCTAAGGAAAAAGGAGCATTTATATATGGTATTTGTAATGTTGTTGATTCTTCTATTGCAAGAATTACAGATGCAGGTTCATATACCCATGCAGGTCCTGAAATCGGAGTTGCTTCAACAAAAGCTTTTACTGCACAGTTAACTATTCTTACTTTAATAGCATTTAAATTAGGTAAACATAACGGAAACTTAGGAAACGCAGATTTTATGAGTTTAATTGCTGAGCTGGATGCTATTCCTAAAAAAATTGAAGATGTTCTAAGCTCAACGCACGAATTAGTTCAAAATATAGCAAAAGATTTTGTTACCGCTACCAACTTCCTGTATTTAGGAAGAGGATATAACTATCCTGCAGCATTAGAAGGGGCATTGAAGTTAAAAGAAATCTCTTATATTCATGCAGAGGGATATCCTGCAGCAGAAATGAAACATGGTCCGATTGCCTTAATTGATGAAAATATGCCAATCGTTATTATTGCTCCTAAGAAGGGACATTATGATAAAATTGTAAGCAACGTTCAGGAAATTAAAGCAAGAAAAGGAAAAATTATTGCTGTTGTGAATAAAGGAGATACTCAGGTAAGTGAAATGGCAGATTATGTTATTGAAATTCCTGAAACATCAGAATGCTTCTCACCAATTGTTGCATCAGTACCTTTACAGTTATTAGCATATTATATTGCAGTGTATAGAGGTGCAAATGTAGACCAGCCAAGAAACCTTGCAAAATCTGTAACTGTGGAATAA
- a CDS encoding DUF4270 family protein — MTYTIKRTFAILFMAIFGSVLLYNCEPETDALGEQLFLNDAAQGEETSRDVIAYNIDNNDSIRSDASAMYEVYNSTRKAVLGAFTESQFGMQRASYFTQVRLPSYSPDFGANPVVDSVVLVVKPTYATDSLTTTTNEDYIYPDGNVAAKKVVNTYPVYKYGKAKINGAVPQFTIKVNEVGDFLNGQNDIAYSNTIYDAPLELGSKIFNGNVNSVTITKDSDASSLYTSSAVGIRIPLSAGFFQTKIVDKASSSDLKDASNFIRYFKGIKLSVVESDGYLFQFNPDDIEMIMYYKNDKTENGTTTRPQTTYKFTMGSANAHIGHYEYNRSTQFDNSVIGDKINGDARLFTQGMGGPSIGIKIPAATINELKQFYQNNKKAIIGARIRIYTDPSWNINYANYNNKYTKPIDFTIVQKDVDSNGKETTAFTTDLLNLSGSINFSPYKIYDIDKNPAYYDFTITKSLKDIVETGVDNTNKYFKIDLASFINTTSGSYAGYKYSNRAFSADRAVFIGNDPSNKNKIQLLVVHSKK, encoded by the coding sequence ATGACTTATACTATTAAAAGAACTTTCGCCATTTTATTTATGGCGATTTTTGGAAGTGTATTATTATACAATTGTGAACCTGAAACAGATGCTTTGGGAGAACAATTATTTTTAAATGATGCAGCTCAGGGAGAAGAAACTTCTCGTGATGTCATTGCTTATAATATTGATAACAATGACAGTATTCGTAGTGATGCATCTGCTATGTATGAAGTTTATAATTCTACAAGAAAAGCTGTATTAGGTGCTTTTACGGAAAGTCAGTTCGGAATGCAAAGAGCATCTTATTTCACTCAAGTACGTTTACCGTCTTATAGCCCGGACTTTGGAGCAAATCCTGTAGTTGACTCTGTTGTATTAGTGGTAAAACCAACGTATGCTACAGATTCACTTACCACTACGACAAATGAAGATTATATTTATCCAGATGGAAATGTTGCGGCTAAAAAAGTGGTAAATACTTATCCTGTTTACAAATATGGAAAGGCTAAAATTAATGGAGCGGTGCCACAATTTACAATTAAGGTAAATGAAGTTGGAGATTTTTTAAATGGACAAAATGATATTGCTTATTCTAATACCATCTATGACGCTCCATTAGAACTAGGAAGCAAAATATTTAATGGAAATGTGAATTCAGTAACAATCACAAAAGATTCTGATGCTAGCTCATTATACACATCTTCAGCGGTGGGAATTAGAATTCCTTTAAGTGCTGGTTTTTTCCAGACTAAAATTGTGGATAAAGCCAGTTCTTCGGATCTTAAAGATGCTTCTAACTTTATTAGATATTTTAAGGGGATAAAACTCTCTGTTGTTGAAAGTGATGGATATCTGTTTCAGTTTAATCCGGATGACATAGAGATGATCATGTATTATAAAAATGATAAAACGGAAAATGGTACAACAACGAGGCCTCAAACAACTTATAAGTTTACTATGGGATCGGCCAATGCACATATTGGGCACTATGAATACAATAGATCGACACAGTTTGATAACTCTGTTATTGGAGATAAAATAAATGGAGATGCTAGATTATTTACTCAGGGAATGGGAGGACCTTCAATAGGTATTAAGATTCCGGCAGCAACTATCAATGAACTGAAACAATTCTATCAAAATAATAAAAAAGCTATTATTGGTGCTAGAATCAGAATCTATACAGATCCATCTTGGAATATAAATTATGCGAACTACAATAATAAGTATACGAAGCCAATCGATTTTACTATTGTTCAAAAAGATGTGGATAGTAATGGAAAAGAGACAACAGCTTTTACGACAGATTTGTTAAACTTAAGTGGATCTATAAATTTTTCTCCGTATAAAATATATGACATTGATAAGAATCCTGCATATTATGATTTTACGATTACAAAATCATTGAAGGATATTGTTGAAACTGGTGTTGATAATACAAATAAATATTTTAAGATTGACTTAGCAAGTTTTATTAATACAACATCAGGATCTTATGCGGGATACAAATATTCAAACAGAGCTTTCTCGGCAGATAGAGCAGTATTTATTGGTAATGATCCGTCTAATAAAAATAAAATACAACTTTTAGTTGTTCACAGCAAAAAATAA
- a CDS encoding glycogen/starch synthase, translating to MPNQKILYITTEMYPYQEDTNLATVVNKMALKMHQEGNDVRVFMPRFGQISERKFQLHEVIRLSGMNIIINDLDQPLIIKVASLPGERLQVYFIDNEEYFKRKQYYFDDEGNPFDDNDERAIFFARGVIETIKKLNWVPDVIHLNGWMSSFVPIYLKTYYETDAYFKDAKIVLSLYNEKDAALSGNIEDKLKFDNISGLKALENPTIQNVVIESMNYVDSIVKGDEFLNEELDKAFNETGTSKSEYLDVDSINQLY from the coding sequence ATGCCGAATCAAAAGATACTGTACATTACCACAGAAATGTACCCTTATCAGGAAGATACAAATTTAGCAACAGTGGTAAACAAAATGGCACTTAAGATGCACCAGGAAGGAAATGATGTGAGAGTTTTTATGCCACGATTTGGACAAATAAGTGAAAGGAAGTTTCAGCTTCATGAGGTTATTCGTCTTTCAGGAATGAATATTATTATCAATGATTTAGATCAGCCTCTTATCATTAAGGTAGCTTCTCTTCCAGGAGAAAGACTTCAGGTGTATTTTATAGATAATGAAGAATATTTTAAAAGAAAGCAATATTATTTTGATGATGAAGGAAATCCTTTCGATGACAATGATGAGAGAGCAATCTTTTTTGCAAGAGGAGTTATAGAAACCATTAAAAAATTAAACTGGGTTCCGGATGTTATTCACTTAAACGGATGGATGTCTTCTTTTGTTCCTATTTATCTTAAAACATATTACGAAACTGATGCATACTTTAAAGATGCTAAAATAGTTCTTTCTTTATACAATGAGAAAGATGCTGCTTTGAGTGGTAATATTGAAGATAAGCTTAAATTTGATAATATTTCAGGATTAAAGGCATTGGAAAATCCAACCATTCAGAATGTTGTAATTGAAAGCATGAACTATGTAGATTCAATTGTTAAAGGAGATGAATTCTTAAACGAAGAACTAGATAAGGCTTTTAATGAAACTGGTACATCAAAATCTGAGTATCTTGATGTAGATTCTATCAATCAACTTTATTAA
- the panC gene encoding pantoate--beta-alanine ligase, which translates to MEVLKNKKTLQDFIERQKEMGKRIGFAPTMGALHNGHLSLYEEARKENDLVISSIFVNPTQFNNPEDLEKYPRDIDRDILILQNSGLIDAVYIPEVSDIYPEKTESQHYDFDGLENEMEGRSRPGHFDGVGTVVEELFKQIQPDNAYFGEKDFQQLAIIKKLVEKKKLPIKIKGVPIYRASNGLALSSRNQRLHEDRKEAAKIIYETLKQVNNWFKEITISEIKEKVQDIFDHQQGMKLEYFLIADEETLQETDTFQKGRSFRAFIVVIVDGVRLIDNMHLS; encoded by the coding sequence ATGGAAGTTTTAAAAAATAAGAAAACACTTCAGGATTTCATTGAAAGACAGAAGGAAATGGGAAAAAGAATAGGTTTTGCTCCAACAATGGGTGCGCTGCACAACGGGCACCTTTCCCTTTATGAAGAAGCAAGAAAAGAAAATGACCTTGTCATTTCTTCAATTTTTGTAAATCCCACTCAATTTAACAATCCTGAAGACCTTGAAAAATATCCACGAGATATAGACCGAGATATTTTGATCCTACAGAATTCAGGACTCATAGATGCTGTTTACATTCCTGAAGTATCTGATATTTATCCAGAAAAGACAGAAAGCCAACATTATGATTTCGACGGACTGGAAAACGAAATGGAAGGAAGATCCCGGCCAGGGCACTTTGACGGAGTCGGAACCGTTGTAGAAGAGCTTTTCAAACAAATACAGCCCGACAATGCTTATTTTGGCGAAAAAGACTTTCAACAGTTAGCCATTATCAAAAAATTGGTTGAAAAGAAAAAGCTTCCCATTAAAATAAAAGGAGTACCCATTTACAGAGCGAGTAATGGTTTAGCATTAAGCTCAAGAAATCAAAGACTGCACGAAGACAGAAAAGAAGCTGCAAAAATCATTTATGAAACATTAAAACAGGTAAATAACTGGTTCAAAGAAATAACAATATCCGAAATCAAAGAAAAGGTACAGGACATTTTTGATCATCAGCAAGGTATGAAACTTGAGTATTTTTTAATTGCAGATGAAGAAACTTTACAAGAAACGGATACTTTTCAAAAAGGGCGAAGCTTCAGAGCTTTTATAGTCGTTATTGTAGATGGTGTGAGGTTAATTGACAATATGCACCTCTCTTAA
- a CDS encoding shikimate kinase — protein sequence MIISLVGYMGSGKSHISKILSEKLNFKLIDLDKEISRRNKLTIPEIFEKKGEIYFRKLERETLEEILASQENVILSLGGGTPVYYNNMEIINHNSKSVFLRASVGTLSERLLKQKEKRPLIANISDENLPEFIAKHLFERNEFYNKAQASVITDNRTPEDIVDEIIEKLYL from the coding sequence ATGATAATTTCACTTGTTGGATACATGGGAAGTGGCAAATCTCACATTTCCAAAATATTAAGCGAAAAACTCAATTTTAAATTAATTGATCTTGATAAAGAAATTTCCAGACGCAACAAATTAACAATTCCTGAAATCTTCGAAAAAAAGGGAGAAATCTACTTTAGAAAGCTGGAAAGAGAAACTTTGGAAGAGATACTGGCTTCACAGGAGAATGTGATTTTAAGCCTTGGTGGAGGAACTCCGGTTTACTATAATAATATGGAAATTATTAATCATAACTCGAAAAGTGTTTTTTTGAGAGCTTCTGTCGGGACTTTATCCGAAAGACTTCTGAAACAAAAAGAAAAACGTCCTTTGATTGCAAATATTTCTGATGAAAACCTTCCTGAGTTTATTGCTAAACATTTATTTGAAAGAAATGAATTTTACAATAAAGCGCAGGCCAGTGTAATTACGGATAACAGGACTCCTGAAGACATTGTGGATGAAATCATAGAAAAGCTCTATCTCTAG
- a CDS encoding RNA-binding S4 domain-containing protein: MRIDKFLWSIRFYKTRTIATEEIKKNRVSIGESVVKSSKEVKEGDVIKIRKNQIDYKIKVIQIPKSRIGAKLVPLHIKDVTDKEQYELLKMRKMSQDYYRIKGEGRPTKKDRRDMDDYVENDVATDFTDWDEFFGETGDDDSENED, encoded by the coding sequence ATGAGAATAGATAAATTTTTATGGAGCATTCGCTTTTATAAGACCAGAACCATTGCTACTGAGGAGATTAAAAAAAACAGAGTTTCTATTGGTGAGTCGGTAGTGAAGTCTTCTAAAGAGGTGAAGGAAGGGGATGTAATCAAGATCCGTAAAAATCAGATTGACTATAAAATTAAAGTAATCCAGATTCCTAAAAGTAGAATCGGGGCCAAATTAGTGCCTTTACATATAAAAGATGTGACAGATAAAGAGCAGTATGAACTATTAAAAATGCGTAAAATGTCTCAGGATTATTACCGGATTAAAGGAGAGGGAAGGCCTACGAAGAAAGACCGACGTGATATGGATGACTATGTAGAAAATGATGTTGCAACAGATTTTACAGACTGGGATGAGTTCTTTGGTGAGACCGGAGATGATGATTCTGAAAATGAAGATTAA